TTTTTACAATATTATCAAGACTAAATAACTGAATCTTAATATCGGGATCCGACAAAGACAATATCAGAAAATCATCGCGTTCATTCATATCTAATCGAGCTGCGGCTTTTAAAGTTTCCTTGCGCACTCGGAAATCCGGATGCCTGATTGTTTTTTTAAGAAAGTTGATGATTTTGGGATTCCCTATTTCGCCAAGAACCATTATAACATTACGAACAACAAACCATCTTTCGTCATCCAGACCGCGGGCAATAATATCGACTTGCTCTTTGCCAAGCTCTGCCAAAACAGAACAGACAGCGCGTCGAGCCTTGAATTCATTCAATTCGCCCAGACTATAGAGCAAAGGGTCAATAGCAGCCCAGGGAAGTTGTTTTAGATATGAAATCATGCTCTCATGGTCCGCATCCCTAAAACTATTAATCGACTCGGTAAGTAATTCGATTTTTTCTTTGGATGCGCAATCAAGAAAAAACCCCTCTATTTTCTCAGCCCGTTTGGTTTCTAACTTGCTTAACGCTGTCAGCAACTCCCGCATCTTTTTAAGCAAATTTGCCAGCCCTGCGAAATTACCCAACTGAATAAAATTATCCCGCACTTTCCCAATATATTTGAGAACCTCAACATAACCCGGTATTTCCTTTTCCATGCCAAGAATCTCGAAAATGATTGTCAGCAGGTATTCAGTACTATCAAACTTGGCATCATCGGTTAACAACTCAGCGATTTGAGCTTTTTCTTCATGAGTAAGTTCCGAAATATGAGTTAAAAATTCAAGTGAATCAGGAGACATATTTGAATAGGCCGCGCTCTGTAATGAAGATTCCACCTGCTTAGCATCATCGCTTATATCG
The nucleotide sequence above comes from Candidatus Zixiibacteriota bacterium. Encoded proteins:
- a CDS encoding HEAT repeat domain-containing protein, translated to VYPSSSKLPGQFKKDLAEKSEKIFNDIDELTYKISSNSILYENAAIYEASGHTENFAHLFFRDGVLSLNFSKGIDQAELGRFIDLLAKMMRTIYIDNDIVTLLWEEDFHYISYELIDDDLEIETVEYTMDNFRSDNTLGDEDIKALYRDESEITFDESDISDDAKQVESSLQSAAYSNMSPDSLEFLTHISELTHEEKAQIAELLTDDAKFDSTEYLLTIIFEILGMEKEIPGYVEVLKYIGKVRDNFIQLGNFAGLANLLKKMRELLTALSKLETKRAEKIEGFFLDCASKEKIELLTESINSFRDADHESMISYLKQLPWAAIDPLLYSLGELNEFKARRAVCSVLAELGKEQVDIIARGLDDERWFVVRNVIMVLGEIGNPKIINFLKKTIRHPDFRVRKETLKAAARLDMNERDDFLILSLSDPDIKIQLFSLDNIVKTKCRRAFKAIEHIIKDKKFRDRTPEQIRKFLETYAAIGQDDALPFLASLTKKKLFFSSGKMDRINFIAIDSIAKIKTNEAKSILMKIAKRKNKKFASAALRAAGKRK